In one Musa acuminata AAA Group cultivar baxijiao chromosome BXJ2-5, Cavendish_Baxijiao_AAA, whole genome shotgun sequence genomic region, the following are encoded:
- the LOC135612406 gene encoding elongation factor G-2, chloroplastic-like has translation MAGETMRITASATCGGLHGPRRRLLPLAPRRGLLGPNYFFTAGLRHAAASDLFGSLRLRSSPAAPALQEKCRRIPVVSMAGDETKRQVLLKDYRNIGIMAHIDAGKTTTTERVLYYTGRNYKIGEVHEGTATMDWMEQEQERGITITSAATTTFWNNHRINIIDTPGHVDFTLEVERALRVLDGAICLFDSVAGVEPQSETVWRQADKYGVPRICFINKMDRLGANFFRTRDMIVTNLGARPLVIQLPVGAEDKFQGVVDLLKMKAIIWSGEELGAKFVYEDIPADLQEIAQEYRNQLIETIVELDDEVMEKYLEGIEPDEQTMKQLIRKGTISGHFVPVLCGSAFKNKGVQPLLDAVVDYLPSPLDLPPMKGSDSDNPEVTIERSPSDDEPFAGLAFKIMSDPFVGSLTFVRVYSGKLSAGSYVLNANKGKKERIGRLLEMHANSREDIKVALTGDIVALAGLKDTITGETLCDPEKPIVLERMDFPDPVIKVAIEPKTKADVDKMAIGLIKLAQEDPSFHFSRDEETNQTVIEGMGELHLEIIVDRLKREFKVEANVGAPQVNYRESISKISEVQYIHKKQSGGQGQFADITVRFEPLEPGSGYEFKSEIKGGAVPKEYIPGVMKGLEECISNGVLAGYPVVDVRAALVDGSYHEVDSSVLAFQLAARGAFRDGMRKAGPKLLEPIMKVEVVTPEEHLGDVIGDLNSRRGQINSFGDKPGGLKVVDALVPLAEMFQYVSTLRGMTKGRASYTMQLAQFDVVPQHIQNQLSAKQEAVSA, from the exons ATGGCGGGGGAAACCATGCGGATAACGGCCTCGGCCACTTGCGGCGGCCTCCACGGGCCCCGTCGGCGCCTCCTCCCCCTCGCTCCCCGTCGTGGCCTCCTTGGGCCCAACTACTTCTTCACCGCGGGCCTTCGCCACGCCGCCGCCTCCGACCTCTTCGGTAGCCTGCGCCTCAGGTCGAGTCCGGCGGCCCCTGCGTTGCAGGAGAAGTGCCGGAGGATTCCTGTGGTGTCCATGGCCGGTGATG AAACGAAGCGGCAAGTGCTATTGAAGGACTACCGCAATATTGGAATCATGGCACACATAGATGCTGGAAAAACTACAACCACAGAGCGCGTTCTATACTACACTGGGAGAAATTACAAGATTGGTGAGGTACATGAGGGCACAGCAACAATGGACTGGATGGAGCAGGAACAAGAGAGGGGAATCACTATAACCTCAGCAGCAACCACCACCTTTTGGAACAATCACAGGATCAATATTATTGACACTCCTGGTCATGTGGATTTTACACTTGAAGTTGAGAGAGCTCTTAGAGTATTAGATGGAGCTATATGTTTGTTTGACAGTGTTGCTGGTGTGGAACCGCAATCTGAGACTGTTTGGAGACAAGCTGACAAATATGGGGTCCCCAGAATATGTTTTATCAACAAGATGGATCGTCTTGGAGCTAACTTTTTCCGAACAAGGGATATGATAGTTACAAACTTAGGCGCAAGACCTTTAGTCATTCAGTTGCCTGTCGGTGCAGAAGACAAATTTCAAGGAGTTGTAGATCTGCTGAAAATGAAAGCTATTATCTGGTCAGGCGAGGAACTTGGTGCAAAATTTGTCTATGAGGACATACCTGCTGATCTCCAAGAAATTGCTCAAGAGTACAGAAACCAGTTGATAGAGACTATCGTTGAATTAGATGATGAAGTAATGGAAAAGTATCTAGAAGGAATCGAGCCAGATGAGCAGACAATGAAGCAGTTAATTAGGAAAGGCACCATATCAGGCCATTTTGTCCCAGTTTTATGTGGATCAGCATTTAAAAACAAAGGTGTTCAGCCATTGCTTGATGCTGTTGTGGACTATCTTCCTTCACCTCTTGACTTGCCACCGATGAAAGGTTCTGATTCTGATAACCCAGAGGTGACCATTGAAAGGTCTCCTAGTGATGATGAGCCATTTGCTGGACTGGCTTTCAAGATCATGAGTGATCCATTTGTAGGATCTCTTACATTCGTGAGAGTGTATTCTGGGAAGTTGTCTGCAGGTTCTTATGTCCTCAATGCAAATaaaggaaagaaagagagaataggaAGACTTCTAGAGATGCATGCTAACAGTAGGGAGGATATCAAGGTAGCTTTGACTGGTGATATTGTCGCTCTTGCAGGACTGAAAGATACAATCACAGGTGAAACACTCTGTGATCCAGAGAAGCCCATAGTTCTTGAAAGAATGGACTTTCCAGATCCTGTCATTAAGGTTGCAATAGAACCCAAGACCAAGGCAGATGTTGACAAAATGGCAATTGGTTTAATTAAGCTTGCCCAAGAGGATCCATCTTTCCACTTCTCAAGAGATGAAGAAACAAACCAAACTGTTATTGAAGGAATGGGTGAGCTGCATCTTGAGATCATTGTCGACCGCTTGAAGAGGGAATTCAAG GTTGAAGCAAATGTAGGTGCACCACAGGTGAACTATAGAGAAAGCATCTCAAAAATATCAGAAGTTCAGTACATCCACAAGAAGCAGTCTGGTGGACAAGGGCAATTTGCAGACATCACAGTCAGATTTGAGCCACTGGAGCCTGGCAGTGGGTATGAGTTCAAGAGTGAAATTAAGGGAGGAGCAGTGCCAAAAGAATACATTCCTGGAGTCATGAAAGGGCTGGAAGAATGCATAAGCAATGGTGTGTTAGCTGGCTACCCAGTTGTTGATGTCAGAGCGGCATTAGTTGATGGCTCCTATCATGAAGTTGATTCCAGTGTTCTAGCATTTCAACTGGCAGCCAGGGGTGCTTTCCGTGATGGCATGAGAAAAGCAGGTCCAAAATTGCTTGAACCTATCATGAAAGTGGAAGTAGTCACCCCAGAAGAACACTTGGGCGATGTTATTGGTGATCTAAACTCGAGAAGAGGCCAGATCAATAGCTTTGGTGATAAGCCAGGTGGTCTTAAG GTAGTCGATGCTTTGGTACCACTCGCCGAAATGTTCCAATATGTTAGCACCCTTCGTGGGATGACAAAAGGAC
- the LOC135612408 gene encoding GATA transcription factor 6-like: protein MGVGVGVGVCNRAFVTHTDLGSHSMPHRTLISSSSSSSFSSSAVASLFFSPSPPRPSRLAPVPTSACSHCPQVEKETGMEALRATSRPELLYTGQQKQNQGVLSEEAGWFLERGNLVGEGFSVDDLLNLGEFAENEMEAEEDEAGREFGTDAEATHNETERSSSPSSSSGLTFELPPPPPLSDICLPAHDAEELEWVSLIIDDSIPEFPPPCSGVASLSPPPSDAQSENRQARGAVPQGQGPSSGPTVCALSTEAAVPVKAKRSKRFRSAAAAWAMSGPLPFSDSSSSSTTTSASSCSSTSSSSPFLIHDPSAIAVDQSFLLFGHPTPPEKQNPKKRGRKPKAPPPSSSTASGERRCSHCGVQKTPQWRAGPLGAKTLCNACGVRFKSGRLLPEYRPACSPTFVSHMHSNSHRKVLEMRRKKEAELVAPPVASF from the exons atgggggtgggggtgggggtgggggtgtgTAACAGGGCATTTGTTACGCACACGGACTTAGGCAGCCATTCAATGCCCCACCGAACGCtcatttcctcctcttcttcttcctccttctcctcttctgctGTTGCGTCACTCTTCTTCAGCCCTTCGCCACCGCGCCCTTCGCGTCTTGCGCCTGTACCAACCTCGGCTTGCTCCCACTGCCCTCAG GTGGAGAAAGAAACCGGCATGGAAGCGCTGAGGGCCACTTCGAGGCCGGAGCTTCTGTACACGGGGCAGCAGAAGCAGAACCAGGGGGTTTTGAGCGAGGAGGCGGGTTGGTTTCTTGAAAGAGGGAACCTGGTAGGTGAGGGGTTCTCTGTCGACGACCTCCTTAACCTGGGTGAGTTCGCGGAGAACGAGATGGAAGCGGAGGAGGACGAAGCTGGGAGAGAATTTGGAACCGACGCGGAAGCAACGCATAATGAGACAGAgcgctcttcttctccttcctcctcttcgggTCTAACCTTCGAGCTTCCACCACCGCCTCCTCTTTCGGATATCTGTCTGCCg GCGCATGATGCTGAAGAACTGGAGTGGGTTTCCCTCATCATCGACGACTCCATCCCGGAGTTCCCACCGCCGTGTTCCGGCGTTGCATCCCTTTCACCACCGCCGAGCGACGCCCAAAGTGAGAATCGCCAAGCCCGCGGCGCCGTGCCGCAAGGTCAAGGCCCCTCTTCGGGTCCTACCGTTTGCGCTCTCTCCACCGAAGCGGCGGTTCCGGTCAAGGCCAAGCGGAGCAAGCGCTTCCGCAGTGCCGCTGCCGCCTGGGCCATGTCCGGCCCGCTCCCCTTCTCggactcctcctcgtcctccaccACTACCTCCGCCTCCTCATGCTCCTCCACGTCTTCCTCCTCCCCTTTCCTCATACACGACCCCTCCGCCATCGCCGTCGACCAAAGCTTCCTCCTTTTCGGCCACCCGACGCCGCCCGAGAAGCAGAACCCGAAGAAACGCGGCCGCAAGCCCAAAGCGCCGCCACCAtcttcctccaccgcctccgGCGAACGGCGGTGCAGCCACTGCGGTGTCCAGAAGACGCCGCAGTGGCGGGCCGGCCCGCTCGGCGCCAAGACCCTCTGCAACGCCTGCGGCGTCCGCTTCAAATCCGGCCGTCTCCTCCCAGAGTACCGCCCGGCCTGCAGCCCCACCTTTGTCAGCCACATGCACTCTAACAGCCACCGCAAGGTGCTGGAGATGCGCCGGAAGAAGGAGGCGGAGCTCGTCGCGCCCCCCGTCGCCTCCTTCTGA